The SAR202 cluster bacterium genome has a window encoding:
- a CDS encoding D-glycerate dehydrogenase, with product MAKPKVFVARRIFQEALDMISKEAEVELWEDEMPPPREVLLRRVEGKDGVLSLLTDKVDGELMDRAPKLKVISQIAVGYDNIDVAEATKRGIPVGYTPGVLTDATADMAFLLMMAASRRLVEGMDFVRAAKWKTWHPLHFLGPDISGATLGIIGMGRIGFEMAKRARGFSMPVIYSDIYRRKPEEEREHGLTYMSMDDVLKKADFVSVHVNLTKETYHLISDKQLEVMKPTAVLVNAARGPVVDPKALYKALKAKKIFAAGLDVTEPEPIKMDDPLLTLDNCVIVPHIASATFKTRLKMSTMAAENLIAGLKEEKLPTCVNPQVYEGKR from the coding sequence ATGGCAAAGCCCAAGGTATTTGTCGCACGCCGCATATTCCAAGAAGCGCTGGACATGATCTCTAAGGAGGCGGAGGTGGAGCTATGGGAGGATGAGATGCCGCCGCCCCGCGAGGTGCTGCTGAGGAGGGTGGAGGGGAAGGACGGGGTGCTGTCGCTGCTGACGGACAAGGTGGACGGGGAGCTGATGGACCGGGCGCCGAAACTGAAGGTTATCAGCCAGATTGCGGTGGGGTACGACAATATAGATGTAGCCGAGGCGACGAAGCGGGGGATACCGGTGGGGTACACGCCGGGGGTGCTGACGGACGCGACGGCGGACATGGCGTTCCTGCTGATGATGGCGGCGTCGAGGAGGCTGGTGGAGGGGATGGACTTTGTGCGGGCGGCGAAGTGGAAGACGTGGCACCCGCTGCACTTCCTGGGGCCGGACATATCGGGGGCGACGTTGGGGATTATCGGGATGGGTCGGATAGGGTTCGAGATGGCGAAGCGGGCGCGAGGGTTTTCGATGCCGGTTATATATTCGGACATCTATCGCCGCAAGCCGGAGGAGGAGCGGGAGCACGGGCTGACGTATATGAGCATGGACGATGTGCTGAAGAAGGCGGACTTTGTCAGCGTGCACGTGAACCTGACCAAGGAGACGTATCATCTGATTAGCGACAAGCAGCTGGAGGTGATGAAGCCGACGGCGGTGCTGGTGAACGCGGCGCGGGGTCCCGTGGTGGACCCGAAGGCGCTGTATAAGGCATTGAAGGCGAAGAAGATATTCGCGGCTGGGCTGGATGTGACGGAGCCGGAGCCGATAAAGATGGACGACCCGCTGCTGACGCTGGACAACTGCGTGATAGTGCCGCACATCGCCAGCGCGACGTTTAAGACTAGGTTGAAGATGTCGACGATGGCGGCGGAGAACCTCATCGCGGGGCTGAAGGAGGAGAAGCTGCCGACGTGCGTGAACCCGCAGGTATACGAGGGGAAGAGGTAG
- a CDS encoding D-glycerate dehydrogenase → MSKKARVFVTRRVPEEALRLLAQGGLPQSVEVEVWPEEEPPPPEVLREKVSSIEGLYTNIMDRVDDSVLAAGKSLRVVSQMAAGLDNIDVGAATRRGIPVGYTPGIVAAATADQTFALLLASARRVSESGRWVRAGNWKIAFHPMYWLGWEVHGSTIGIVGMGKIGMEVAKRARGFDMRVLYCSRRRNEEAEKVYGAERRELASLLRESDFVSLHVPLTPETRGLVGERELRSMKKTSILVNAARGPVVDAKALYRALKEGWIAGAALDVTDPEPMPAGDPLLTLENCVVAPHLGSATVGTRTRMAVAASKNLLAGLRGERLPLCANPEVYD, encoded by the coding sequence ATGAGTAAGAAGGCGAGGGTGTTTGTGACTCGGAGGGTGCCGGAGGAGGCCCTTCGACTACTGGCTCAGGGCGGGCTCCCCCAGTCGGTGGAGGTGGAGGTGTGGCCGGAGGAGGAGCCGCCGCCGCCGGAGGTGCTGCGGGAGAAGGTATCTTCGATAGAGGGATTGTACACGAATATTATGGACAGGGTTGACGATAGCGTGCTGGCGGCGGGGAAGAGCCTGAGGGTGGTGAGCCAGATGGCGGCGGGGCTGGACAACATCGACGTGGGGGCGGCGACTCGGCGGGGGATACCGGTGGGGTATACGCCGGGGATTGTGGCGGCGGCGACGGCGGACCAGACGTTTGCGCTGCTGCTGGCGTCGGCGAGAAGGGTGTCGGAGAGCGGGAGGTGGGTGAGGGCGGGGAACTGGAAGATAGCGTTCCACCCGATGTACTGGCTGGGGTGGGAGGTGCACGGGTCGACGATAGGGATTGTGGGGATGGGGAAGATTGGGATGGAGGTGGCGAAGCGGGCGAGGGGGTTCGATATGCGGGTGCTGTATTGCAGCAGGCGTCGGAACGAGGAGGCGGAGAAGGTGTACGGGGCGGAGCGCCGGGAGCTGGCGTCGTTACTCAGGGAGAGCGATTTTGTGAGCTTGCACGTGCCGCTGACGCCGGAGACTCGTGGGCTGGTGGGGGAGAGGGAGCTTCGGTCGATGAAGAAGACGTCGATACTGGTGAACGCGGCGCGGGGGCCCGTCGTCGACGCAAAGGCGCTGTACCGGGCGCTGAAGGAGGGGTGGATAGCGGGGGCGGCGCTGGATGTGACGGACCCGGAGCCGATGCCGGCGGGGGACCCGCTGCTGACGCTGGAGAATTGCGTGGTGGCACCGCACCTGGGGAGCGCGACGGTGGGGACGCGGACGCGGATGGCGGTGGCGGCTTCCAAGAATTTGTTAGCGGGGTTGAGGGGGGAGAGGCTGCCGCTGTGTGCGAACCCGGAGGTCTACGATTAG
- the gatA gene encoding Asp-tRNA(Asn)/Glu-tRNA(Gln) amidotransferase subunit GatA produces the protein MAEKKTKQQYFTIAEAGRLIKGRKLSPVELTRMCLSRIEEADDRVHAYITVTGDMALKEARRAEREVMAGEYRGGMHGIPVGYKDLFMTKGVLTTCHSKVLEEWVPSEDATAVVRLREAGAVMVGKQSLSEFAFGGTNFKLPWPQPANPWDTAYSPGGSSSGSAIGIATGMCLGAMGSDTGGSIRVPSSHVGVVGLKPTFGRVSVKGMVPLSWSLDNAGPMAWTAEDVAIMLQSVAGYDASDPNSAKAPVSDYLQWIDEGVEGMTLGVCDAFMDPKVINGETLKAVESAIGVLKKLGAKVKKVSFPSMRYMDSAWTCIVRAEGYTYHEYNLRHRPEDFGENVRYKLSAGSLYSAADYIQSQRARQVIKAEFLSVMEGVDALVMPTTVKTAERLDEYNLYNPSWTGNLTRTFDMTGQPAVSVPCGFNGKGLPIGFMIAGRPFDEATVLRVAHTYQQNTKWTQKRPAV, from the coding sequence ATGGCTGAGAAGAAGACGAAGCAGCAGTATTTCACGATTGCGGAGGCGGGGAGGCTGATTAAGGGGAGGAAGCTGTCGCCGGTGGAGCTGACCCGGATGTGCCTGTCGAGGATTGAGGAGGCGGACGATAGGGTGCACGCGTATATCACGGTGACGGGGGACATGGCGCTGAAGGAGGCGCGTCGTGCGGAGAGGGAGGTGATGGCGGGGGAGTATCGAGGGGGGATGCACGGGATACCGGTGGGGTACAAGGACCTGTTTATGACCAAGGGGGTGCTGACGACGTGCCACTCCAAGGTGCTGGAGGAGTGGGTGCCGTCGGAGGACGCGACGGCGGTGGTGCGGCTGCGGGAGGCTGGCGCGGTGATGGTGGGGAAGCAGTCGCTGAGCGAGTTTGCGTTTGGGGGGACGAATTTCAAGCTGCCATGGCCGCAGCCGGCGAACCCGTGGGACACGGCGTACAGCCCTGGGGGGAGCAGCAGCGGCAGCGCCATAGGGATAGCCACGGGGATGTGTTTAGGGGCGATGGGGAGCGACACGGGCGGGTCGATACGGGTGCCGTCGTCGCACGTGGGGGTAGTCGGGCTGAAGCCGACGTTCGGGAGGGTGAGCGTGAAGGGGATGGTGCCGCTGAGCTGGTCGCTGGACAACGCGGGGCCCATGGCGTGGACGGCGGAGGACGTGGCGATAATGCTGCAGTCGGTGGCGGGGTACGACGCGTCGGACCCGAACTCGGCCAAGGCGCCGGTGTCGGACTATTTGCAGTGGATCGACGAGGGGGTGGAGGGCATGACGCTGGGAGTGTGCGACGCGTTTATGGACCCGAAGGTGATAAACGGCGAGACGCTGAAGGCGGTGGAGTCGGCGATAGGGGTGCTGAAGAAGCTGGGGGCGAAGGTGAAGAAGGTGTCGTTTCCATCGATGCGATATATGGACTCGGCGTGGACGTGTATTGTGCGGGCGGAGGGGTACACGTACCACGAGTACAATTTGAGGCATCGTCCGGAGGATTTTGGGGAGAACGTGCGGTACAAGCTGAGCGCGGGGTCGCTGTATTCGGCGGCGGACTACATACAGTCGCAGAGGGCACGGCAGGTAATCAAGGCGGAGTTTTTGTCGGTGATGGAGGGGGTGGACGCACTGGTGATGCCGACGACGGTGAAGACGGCGGAGCGGCTGGACGAGTACAACCTGTACAACCCGTCGTGGACGGGGAACTTGACGAGGACCTTCGATATGACGGGGCAGCCGGCGGTGAGCGTGCCGTGCGGGTTTAACGGGAAGGGATTACCTATTGGATTTATGATAGCTGGACGCCCATTTGACGAAGCAACTGTATTAAGAGTTGCACATACATATCAACAAAATACCAAATGGACGCAAAAGAGGCCGGCGGTGTAG
- the thiD gene encoding bifunctional hydroxymethylpyrimidine kinase/phosphomethylpyrimidine kinase, which translates to MTPPICLTIAGSDSGGGAGIQADIKTFAALRCYGASVITAVTAQNTLRVAAVHEIPTDIIAAQIDAVLDDIGAHAVKTGMLSSASIIDTVAQRLRHHRVTNLVVDPVMVAKSGDRLLRSDAIDALRTRLLPLAAVVTPNIPEAEALTGLNITNAAQAKEAAKRIVAMGARAVVVKGGHLPGPATDRLYDGHAFHEFTSARIDTKNTHGTGCTFASAIAAGLAHNLPLVDAFAQAKDYVTSALKAACPVGRGHGPSTTSLRCHPDPFRGRTQDLIETSAATLLPATHAAYCHSGRSPDVLIGTQSKNLTTLVPHCTS; encoded by the coding sequence ATGACCCCTCCCATCTGCCTCACCATCGCCGGCTCCGACTCCGGCGGCGGCGCAGGCATCCAGGCCGACATCAAGACCTTCGCCGCCCTCCGCTGCTACGGCGCTTCGGTCATCACCGCCGTCACCGCCCAGAACACCCTCCGAGTCGCCGCCGTCCACGAAATCCCCACCGATATCATCGCCGCCCAGATCGACGCCGTCCTTGACGACATCGGCGCTCACGCCGTCAAGACCGGCATGCTCTCCTCCGCTTCCATCATCGACACCGTCGCCCAGCGACTGCGCCACCACCGCGTCACCAACCTCGTCGTCGACCCCGTCATGGTCGCCAAGTCCGGCGACCGCCTCCTCCGCTCCGACGCCATCGACGCCCTCCGTACCCGCCTTCTACCCCTCGCCGCCGTCGTTACCCCCAACATCCCCGAGGCCGAGGCCCTCACCGGCCTTAACATAACAAACGCCGCCCAGGCTAAAGAAGCTGCCAAGCGAATCGTCGCCATGGGCGCCCGCGCCGTCGTCGTCAAAGGCGGCCACCTCCCCGGCCCCGCCACCGACCGCCTCTACGACGGCCACGCCTTCCACGAGTTCACCTCAGCGCGCATCGACACCAAAAACACCCACGGCACCGGCTGCACCTTCGCCTCCGCCATCGCCGCCGGCCTCGCCCACAACCTCCCCCTCGTCGACGCCTTCGCCCAGGCCAAAGACTACGTCACGTCCGCCCTAAAAGCCGCCTGCCCCGTAGGCCGCGGCCACGGCCCCTCAACCACTTCTTTAAGATGTCATCCTGATCCCTTCCGCGGAAGGACTCAGGATCTAATCGAAACGTCCGCTGCCACGCTTCTTCCCGCAACCCACGCAGCGTACTGTCATTCTGGGCGAAGTCCCGATGTGCTCATTGGGACGCAGTCGAAGAATCTGACTACCCTGGTGCCACATTGCACTTCGTAG
- a CDS encoding ABC transporter permease → MVNHLYSSVAERKKISARLARPWVPNLALILSWAPVLLFIAAAFGLWELSVRLADVAPWLLPPPSSLFDELYQSRTLLWEHTLVTLQEVLLGLAVALGAGVLLAASMALSRLLHRGLYPFVIASQTVPIIAIAPLLLIWVGYGLTAKVIVVALISFFPIVVNMIDGIKSVDSDTVNMLRSFGATRWQIFAKLQVPSSMPSLFSGVKIAASVSVIGAVIGEWVGASQGLGYLMTRDIPQFQTDRVFAAIFILAFMGVALFLIAVLAERIALPWRRPTSNMES, encoded by the coding sequence ATGGTCAACCATCTCTATTCTTCTGTTGCAGAACGTAAAAAAATTAGCGCCAGGCTTGCAAGGCCTTGGGTCCCCAACCTCGCCCTCATCCTCTCCTGGGCCCCCGTCCTCCTCTTTATCGCCGCCGCCTTCGGCCTCTGGGAGCTCTCCGTCCGCCTCGCCGACGTTGCCCCCTGGCTCCTCCCTCCTCCCTCCTCCCTCTTCGACGAGCTTTATCAGAGTCGCACCCTCCTCTGGGAACACACCCTGGTAACCCTCCAGGAGGTCCTCCTCGGCCTCGCCGTCGCCCTGGGCGCAGGCGTGCTCCTCGCCGCCTCCATGGCCCTCTCCCGTCTCCTCCACCGTGGTCTCTACCCCTTCGTCATCGCCTCCCAGACCGTTCCCATCATCGCCATCGCCCCTCTGCTGTTGATATGGGTCGGCTACGGCCTCACCGCCAAGGTCATCGTCGTCGCCCTGATCTCCTTCTTCCCCATCGTCGTCAACATGATCGACGGCATCAAGTCCGTGGACAGCGACACCGTCAACATGCTCCGCTCCTTTGGCGCGACACGATGGCAAATCTTCGCCAAGCTCCAGGTCCCGTCATCTATGCCGTCCCTTTTCTCCGGCGTCAAAATCGCCGCCTCTGTCAGCGTCATCGGCGCCGTCATCGGCGAATGGGTCGGCGCAAGCCAGGGCCTCGGCTACCTCATGACCCGCGACATCCCCCAGTTCCAGACTGACCGTGTTTTCGCCGCCATCTTTATCCTCGCCTTCATGGGCGTGGCCCTCTTCCTCATCGCCGTCCTCGCCGAACGCATCGCCCTCCCCTGGCGTCGCCCAACTTCCAACATGGAGTCCTGA